Within Salvia splendens isolate huo1 chromosome 21, SspV2, whole genome shotgun sequence, the genomic segment ACGAATGAAATACTATGAACTCAACAAGAATGATACTCATGTGATATGTCAATGAATAACAACTTAATTGATTAGATATTTCTCTtctaactaataaataatatgtTCGAATCATTATAAGAATATATGGAAACCATTATTGATAATAATCTTTTAAAAAGTAAGAATGATACTCTCACTGTCGTGCATATTGCTCACATAACAATTTTGGATGACAATTATATATTCCTACCGACCGCCCCTACTCCCCCTCAAAAAGttattttgttgtgttttgtttgtctatCAAGATTAGACTGGTAtggtaatatttttttattctctcatattttaccaattttaaatAAGAGTTTGTGAATCAAGGTTTAATTTTAGTGGATGGAAGAAGTATTTTTAAAAGAGTGATgttaaatggccataatgtggccggccataaagagttaatttagtccatttacatatataaaaaaatagaattaccgatataaacttatatgtgtgtgaatggacttgtgagttgatacttatctttgaattccattacgtaaaacacattaatatcacgaattactgtatacgttgagcaacaatcaagaaatgagagtagtaataagttgagtaaaaactacgaaagagcaacactaacatgttgagcaatatataatgaaaatgatataaaagtaaaatcaagtagtattaaatcaaaaattttaaaaaaacatcaatttttttgttatttaattaatttatggctggccataatgtggccgtaTAGCATTATTCTTTTTAAAATAAGATAATGGAATGAGACAAACGACCCGAACCTTGGATCCTTGTGTCACGAGCCTAAATTCGGTAATTCGCCCACCATCCGTCTCAGAATCGCGCCAGCCAAAGACAATGTTCCCCCAAAATTGAAGGGCTAAAACTGTCATTTCAGCACCCTTTGCACTGCTCCACTACCCAAATTTCCGTTTCCCTCTCCACTCGCACACTCTTTGCTCGCTGCAGATTTCTTCAATTCCCAATCCTTCACACACGATCATCCGCCACTACTCTGTGTGTATGTATataccatggtcacctgaagcagGAATCCGAAGGCTCCGGTATCTCCAccgcggcggcgacgacgactCCTCGGTAGTATTAAATTATcgtttcattttatatttttttgcgATTTCTATATCTGCAATTCGCGTTGATTTGTTGCTGATTTCTGGAAAATAATGTTTGTTGTGTTAATGCAGCTTTTGCGGTGACCGATTCCTGCGATTCGCGTTCGATTGATCGGAGAGACTGCTTCAGGTATTTCTGCATGCTTGTTTTGTTTGTGTGGTTGCATGTCTGGGTTCTTGTTTTGATCATTGTTCGTCTTGTCGGTTACTTGTTTGTTTTCCCGTTTTTCATTGTTACTGTGTTGCGGTTGCTGTTAGGACTTAGGAGTCaccaattttttcattttttttagctTTTGCAATTTTTGCCCTAAATTTATGTTCTAAAGTTGGTATATGTTGTTCTGTGGACGCGTGTTTTGATAGATGGAACACTATTTTTGTACATCTGTTGTTCAAGTGATCCCTTAATTGTTTTTAGCAAACCTAGCAATTTCTTCTTTACTATTATTCCTTTTTGTGTGTGTCTGCTGTCTGGGGGTGCCAGTCTTAGTTTTACTGTGTCATTGTAAAAATTTCTATCTAAATTTTCAGGTTCGAACTTGACTTCTTGTAGCGATTGACCTCAGAGAATGGTTTCATTTACAAATGGTGGCTTATCTAATGAGGTCTCATATAAGCGGCCATTGGAGAATGGTTTTATGCCTAAATATAAGCCCAGAAAAGTATCTTCCATCCGTGATTTTCCGCCTGGGTGTGGGCCCAATGCAGTGCCAGTGAATTCGAGATCAGAAGAAAGTTTTGCTGGTGAGGTGGCTGGGAGTAGAGAGGCTCCAGGTGCCGCAAGCAGTAGCATAGACGTACGCCTGGCCATGATGTTTGATAAATTAATCGAAAAGGCAAATGAGAATGTGGGAAATGGGGAAATAACGATAATACACGGCCTCACAGATGAAGTTCAGGAAGCGATGCTAGAACCAGATCTTGTTGGAGTTGACATTGTGAAGAACATAGATACTCTTGATCATTCTGGATCTCAACTAGTGGTGGAAGAGTTAAAGGAGGATCATGGTGTAGCTTCATTTCAGAACTCTAGTGTTGAGGTGGATAAGTCCTTGGGTGGTCCTTGGGAATTTTCTGCCATTTGTGGTAGTATTCAGCCAGAGATTTCCATTATGCACAAAGACAAATACCATCCTAGAAGAGTATCTGCTGTTCTCGATTTCCCTCTACAATGTGGCATATATGTTTCTTCATTGATTGAGGAAGAAAAGAGGATGGCTACCCCAGAATTGATGCCAGAACCAATTATGCTGACCGATGTCTCAGAGATGGAGATAACAAGTGAGATGCTCAGGACCTTTGATGAATGTCTTGATGGGCTTCACAATGTTCGTGTTGAAATTGAAGAAAGCGAAACATTGGATGCTAACGCGGGAAGAGGATTGCTAGGAGAAATGACAGTGGCCACAGCAGAAGGGGGCGTGATGGAATTTGAAGAGTACAGCAGAGATTTAGAGCATGACATCACTGAAACAAATGGAGCGTGCACAGGATCATATACTATGTCTAAGGCGTTGGTGAATATCAGGATTGAGGATGCCAGAGCTTCAGTTGGGAAAGAAATTGCCACTTTTTCACCAGATAGAAATGATAAAGGTATTCCTCCACATAGTGATTTTAGCTCCAGGAATGACTTAAACAGGGAGCTTGTACATGGTCTGATGGCTGCACCACTTGGCTCATGGAGGAAATCAAAAGCTGCTATAAGCAGCCCAGATGGCTCAAAGGATGATGTTGATAGGGAGGTTCTCCATGGTGTAAGGGCTGCACCTAATTGTCCATGGAAGAAGGAGACAACAATAACTAACTCACATGGAGGGACAAGTGGAGCAAAAAAGAGGAAGCATATTTtgttttggcgacagaagggcAAGGCTGTTGCCAGAAAAAGTAAACCTGAAACTAAATCTCCGGGCTTGTCTtctaagaagaagaaaaaggttCATATGCTCAATGATATAATTAACGGGCCTGGTTCTTTGACGCTTGAAGATGATGGTGCTCATGATGGAGATTCTGCTACAACTTTTCCTTCCAGCCGCAACCTAAAAGAATATGAAATAAGCTTCCCTCGCTTTGGCCCTCGCTTTGGTCCCAAGAGTTCTTCTCGTGGTGATGACCGTAACAGAGTGAGAGAAACTCTTCGGTTGTTCAATGCTACTTGTAGAAAGCTCTTGCAactagaagaagaagaagaagcgaACCTGACTGAAGGAGAGGAAGGAAGATCAAAGCAGCAGAGCCGAAAAGGCAAAAATAGGATTGATCTAAAGGCTGCAAAGGCGCTCAAGTGGaagaaaaaatatgtaaatacAACTAAGAGGATTGGAACAGTTCCGGGTGTTGAAGTGGGCGACGAATTTCAATACAGAGTGGAGCTTGCTGTTGTTGGCATTCACTTCCCATTCCAGTCTGGTATAGATAGTATGAAGGTTAATGAACTTCTACTTGCTACCAGTATAGTTACTTCCGGTGTTTATAACGATGATGTGGAGAATGCTGATGTTTTAAGATACAGTGGGCAAGGTGGAAATGTCGTTGGTAACAGTAAGTCTAAACAGCCTGAGGATCAGAAGCTCAAAGGGGGGAATTTGGCTTTAAAGAATTGTATTGATACAAAGACACCAGTGCGGGTTGTTCGCGGTTGGAGAGAAATGAAATATGTTGACCCTCTGGATTCCAAGCCTAAATTGGTCACTACTTATGTTTATGATGGCCTATACACTGTGACAGATTGCTTTACAGAAAAAGGGTCACATGGTAAGAAGGTTTTTATGTTTGATCTGAGGAGGAACCCTGGCCAGCCTGATCTTGCTTGGAAAGAATTGAAGAAGTCGAGTAAGTGCAAGACCTGCCTAGGAGTGTGTGTCGCTGACATTTCTTATGGAAAAGAGCGCATTCCTATTTGCGCGGTGAATACTATAGACAATGGAAAACCGCCTCCATTCAACTACATCTCAAAGATGATGTACCCTGATTGGTACCGTCCAGTCCCCCCAGAAGGTTGCAATTGTGTCGGGCGATGTTCTGCCATGGAAAAATGTGCATGTGCAGATAGAAATGGGGGCGCAATCCCATACAATCATAATGGCGCTCTAGTTGAAACTAAGACTCTAGTATACGAGTGTGGTCCTCATTGTAAATGCCCCCCTTCCTGCTACAATAGGGCCACACAACGCGGCATCAAGTTTCAGCTCGAGATCTTCAAGACTAAGTGCAGAGGCTGGGGTGTGAGGGCCCTGACTTCTATACCTTCCGGAAGCTTCATATGTGAGTACGCAGGAGAACTTCTTGAAGATAAAGAAGCTGAGGAAAGAATTGGCAATGATGAGTATCTCTTTGACATCGGCCAGAATCTTCAAGATTCTTCCCCCACCAATTCTGATGACGATGAAACAGTTGCTGAGGTTAAAGGAGGAGGTTTCACAGTTGATGCATTGACATATGGGAATGTTGGGAGGTTCATTAATCACAGCTGTGCACCCAACCTTTGGGGGCAAAATGTGATTTATGACAATAAAGACAAGAGAATGCCCCATGTGATGCTTTTCGCGATGGAGAACATTCCGCCTCTCCAGGAGCTCACCTATTGTTACAACTACTCTCTGGGTCAGATCCGCGACTCTGAGGGAAACGTCAAGGTGAAGAACTGTTACTGCGGTGCTGCAGGGTGTACCGGCAGGTTATACTAAGGTGTTTGGGATTATGCTATTCATGCCTATATCTTTCTTCGATTTCTGTGTTGCTAACATGTATTTGTGGCTCCAAGCTTATGTGCTTGGCTACGATACCTGACTTGTAGGATGTACATTCTCAGAGGATCGAAGGACTTGGCAGCATGAATTTCTCTGTAAGCATTGTACATTTTGATGCATAGTTTTGGTCTCAAATGCCTTGCTTAAGGTTTGATGATTAGCACCTGTTTTTAAGCATTTTGCTTGAAGAGTTTAAGTCTTGCGTACAATTCATGACTGAAAATATGCATAAATCTTGGGTTTCTCTcggtttttgttttattttcattcTTAGATGATTTTGTCACTTTTGCAACACTAGCTCTGAACATATTGTGTTGAAAATACATGCATACTTATGTATTTCTTATATTCATATATGTATGTCAGTGTGTGctgaaacaataaaaaatgagttGGTGGGTCAAAATAGACATATACACATCCCCGTCCACGATTTAAAGTTCAACTTTGACCCAGtgaagattttaagaaatgtgaataaAAGTTGAGGAAAAAGGTAGTGGAATACGAGTTTTACTTTTATAATGATTTAGTAGAGTATGTGGTTCATTTGtcccaaaagaaaaaaaaaagttctctGTAAATGCTAGTACTACATTAAAGCGTGGATATTTTGAAATGACCAAATATGACATTATTTTGTGGACACTGTATTAGCCAATTCATCAAAGTAGTTGCTCATTTATTTCCCTGCCCACGCCTTCCTATATTACACGCAACTTATATCCATGAGATAGAATTCCCACTGCAtgattaaattatactccattaatTGCTCGAATTAATTCTAGGAGACTACCAAATACCAAAATTGTGCAACTTGAGGGGCAAGAAGGTAAATTATGATAATTCGAGTCAAGTTCCTGGTCAAGAATACAATAATAGTAACGTGTAATAATGTTGAAGAGTTAAGAGTAGTACCAACCTTATTTACATCATTTAAACAAGTCGTTTTCTTTCATGTGATGCATCGTAAATTTGATCCCCATCTCCTAGTCTAGTAAATTGTATTGCTAACAGTAATACAGGAGACCGAAATCATGTTTGAGAAGAATTGTTTGGATTGATGATGGTGAAACACAAAGATAAAATATTGTTGGAGATAAGAGTTGTTATAGAATTTTACTTTTGTTCGATCCgacttttaaaaaatacataaaggGAGTGAGTGAACAAAATTAGTAAACATACTCTACTAgtgttataaataaatataattggaTTGAAATAGTGGAATGCAAAACCCTTACCGAAATTTAGTTTTA encodes:
- the LOC121785100 gene encoding uncharacterized protein LOC121785100, with the translated sequence MVSFTNGGLSNEVSYKRPLENGFMPKYKPRKVSSIRDFPPGCGPNAVPVNSRSEESFAGEVAGSREAPGAASSSIDVRLAMMFDKLIEKANENVGNGEITIIHGLTDEVQEAMLEPDLVGVDIVKNIDTLDHSGSQLVVEELKEDHGVASFQNSSVEVDKSLGGPWEFSAICGSIQPEISIMHKDKYHPRRVSAVLDFPLQCGIYVSSLIEEEKRMATPELMPEPIMLTDVSEMEITSEMLRTFDECLDGLHNVRVEIEESETLDANAGRGLLGEMTVATAEGGVMEFEEYSRDLEHDITETNGACTGSYTMSKALVNIRIEDARASVGKEIATFSPDRNDKGIPPHSDFSSRNDLNRELVHGLMAAPLGSWRKSKAAISSPDGSKDDVDREVLHGVRAAPNCPWKKETTITNSHGGTSGAKKRKHILFWRQKGKAVARKSKPETKSPGLSSKKKKKVHMLNDIINGPGSLTLEDDGAHDGDSATTFPSSRNLKEYEISFPRFGPRFGPKSSSRGDDRNRVRETLRLFNATCRKLLQLEEEEEANLTEGEEGRSKQQSRKGKNRIDLKAAKALKWKKKYVNTTKRIGTVPGVEVGDEFQYRVELAVVGIHFPFQSGIDSMKVNELLLATSIVTSGVYNDDVENADVLRYSGQGGNVVGNSKSKQPEDQKLKGGNLALKNCIDTKTPVRVVRGWREMKYVDPLDSKPKLVTTYVYDGLYTVTDCFTEKGSHGKKVFMFDLRRNPGQPDLAWKELKKSSKCKTCLGVCVADISYGKERIPICAVNTIDNGKPPPFNYISKMMYPDWYRPVPPEGCNCVGRCSAMEKCACADRNGGAIPYNHNGALVETKTLVYECGPHCKCPPSCYNRATQRGIKFQLEIFKTKCRGWGVRALTSIPSGSFICEYAGELLEDKEAEERIGNDEYLFDIGQNLQDSSPTNSDDDETVAEVKGGGFTVDALTYGNVGRFINHSCAPNLWGQNVIYDNKDKRMPHVMLFAMENIPPLQELTYCYNYSLGQIRDSEGNVKVKNCYCGAAGCTGRLY